One stretch of Streptomyces hygroscopicus DNA includes these proteins:
- a CDS encoding sulfur carrier protein ThiS has protein sequence MAMKNTPAGTIRYWAAARAAAGTAEEPYAARTLAEALEVARERHTARPEFARVLLRCSFLVDGTPVGTRDHKTIQLAEGGTVEVLPPFAGG, from the coding sequence ATGGCGATGAAGAACACGCCCGCCGGGACCATCCGGTACTGGGCCGCCGCCCGCGCCGCGGCCGGTACCGCGGAGGAGCCGTACGCCGCGCGAACACTGGCGGAGGCGCTCGAGGTGGCCCGGGAGCGGCACACCGCACGACCGGAGTTCGCGCGCGTGCTGCTGCGCTGTTCGTTCCTGGTCGACGGAACCCCGGTCGGCACCCGCGACCACAAGACGATCCAACTCGCCGAGGGCGGCACGGTCGAGGTGCTCCCGCCGTTCGCAGGAGGGTGA
- a CDS encoding membrane protein, with amino-acid sequence MSNQPHQPNEPHEPHHQQNQQNQQNQQQPYQQPYPPYGSYEAPYGGYDQSAHPYGGNGGNGGPGSNGGHGQGVQQPGDWPGYEGYPQQQGYAQAQPQQYQHPQQQYQQQPYADPYAAQQGHQGHQAHQGQHPNQGHQAHQGQYAQGWDQQHPYQPAAQHPAQPPHPAQPRTAAQAQHAQAQQPQTQQPQTAPAPATAAATTTAEPPAPQPDRPLTAAEKARAEGRPQILPPGLIPAALTAVLAGLLAATAPLGRPAVAVVVAVLQAVTAAGWFRLNGMWPARQGIALAYAGGLAASIGLLATEPAHAPTVLIGTIGVWLLLVVILQLRSHASADERLYGLTAAVASTALTVLAAGHLAAVAESSDAVVVGAAAVAVAVLVRALPLPTAAAVVVALAAATGAGVGAGQLTGTGTSTAALLGFAAGACALIGHRVASYDYPSRFVHMTAGVALPLAAAAPVVYVIGRALG; translated from the coding sequence ATGAGCAACCAGCCGCACCAGCCCAACGAGCCCCACGAGCCTCATCACCAACAGAACCAGCAGAACCAGCAGAACCAGCAGCAGCCGTACCAGCAGCCGTATCCCCCGTACGGGTCGTACGAGGCTCCTTACGGCGGATACGACCAGAGCGCGCATCCTTACGGCGGCAATGGCGGCAACGGCGGCCCGGGCAGCAACGGCGGCCACGGTCAGGGCGTCCAGCAGCCGGGCGACTGGCCGGGGTACGAGGGCTATCCGCAGCAGCAGGGGTACGCCCAGGCCCAGCCGCAGCAGTACCAGCACCCGCAGCAGCAGTACCAACAGCAGCCGTACGCGGATCCTTACGCCGCCCAGCAGGGGCACCAGGGACACCAGGCGCACCAGGGCCAGCACCCGAACCAGGGCCACCAGGCCCATCAGGGGCAGTACGCCCAGGGCTGGGATCAGCAGCACCCGTACCAGCCCGCCGCCCAGCACCCGGCACAGCCTCCGCACCCGGCACAGCCCCGGACCGCGGCACAGGCCCAGCACGCACAGGCCCAGCAGCCCCAGACCCAGCAGCCCCAGACCGCGCCCGCCCCCGCGACGGCAGCCGCGACCACGACCGCCGAGCCGCCCGCCCCGCAGCCGGACCGGCCGCTCACCGCCGCCGAGAAGGCCCGCGCCGAGGGCCGTCCGCAGATCCTCCCCCCGGGGCTCATCCCCGCCGCGCTGACCGCCGTGCTCGCCGGCCTGCTCGCGGCCACCGCGCCGCTGGGCCGCCCGGCGGTCGCCGTCGTGGTGGCGGTGCTGCAGGCGGTCACGGCGGCGGGCTGGTTCCGGCTGAACGGCATGTGGCCCGCCCGGCAGGGCATCGCGCTCGCCTACGCGGGCGGTCTGGCCGCCAGCATCGGCCTGCTCGCCACCGAGCCCGCGCACGCCCCGACGGTCCTCATCGGCACCATCGGCGTCTGGCTGCTGCTGGTGGTCATCCTCCAGCTGCGCAGCCACGCCTCCGCGGACGAGCGGCTGTACGGGCTGACGGCCGCTGTGGCGTCCACGGCCCTTACGGTGCTCGCGGCCGGCCATCTGGCCGCCGTCGCCGAGTCCTCGGACGCCGTCGTGGTGGGGGCGGCCGCCGTCGCCGTGGCCGTGCTCGTCCGGGCGCTGCCGCTGCCGACCGCCGCCGCCGTCGTGGTCGCGCTGGCGGCCGCCACGGGCGCCGGGGTCGGGGCCGGGCAGCTCACCGGAACGGGCACTTCCACCGCCGCCCTGCTCGGGTTCGCGGCCGGGGCGTGCGCGCTGATCGGCCACCGGGTGGCCAGCTACGACTACCCCTCGCGGTTCGTCCATATGACGGCCGGCGTGGCGCTGCCGCTCGCGGCCGCCGCCCCCGTGGTCTATGTGATCGGCCGCGCACTGGGCTGA